The Zavarzinia compransoris genome has a window encoding:
- a CDS encoding MHYT domain-containing protein: protein MLAHSPWLVGLSIIIAAQGSYVGLLLADEGDRAFGMRRRFILAASAFTLATSIWSMHFVAMLAARFPVMVGFRVLPTLVSLLICVLVVGAGVLIVHTERPKLQRILCGAIAMGAGIAAMHYVGMSAIDSCELHHSGLSIVASVLIAIAASSLTLWQMERSRPAGVAHGLPAVLFGLAIAGMHYSAMAGMTAVPIDLAPPSDPVMPHDTMAIVVAVVSFVISGGFLLSLTPDRRPPPAPALAAPALPAAAPAERPAPRAGMPASGHAPTAMPRPPSYPRQIEVQKDNRLHWLPVASIAFIRANGHYTLISDGEQEFFCQSAISEIEAQLDPVLFMRVHRSYIVSIGRVEAVRRAGDGGIAEIGAPSAQSIPVARGRLSAVRKRLSESHG from the coding sequence GTGCTCGCCCATAGCCCCTGGCTCGTCGGGCTGTCGATCATCATCGCCGCGCAGGGCAGCTATGTCGGCCTTCTCCTCGCGGACGAGGGGGATCGCGCCTTCGGCATGCGCCGGCGCTTCATCCTGGCAGCCTCGGCCTTCACCTTGGCGACCAGCATCTGGTCCATGCATTTCGTCGCCATGCTGGCCGCGCGCTTTCCCGTCATGGTCGGCTTCCGGGTCCTGCCCACCCTCGTCTCCCTGCTCATCTGCGTGCTGGTGGTGGGCGCCGGGGTGCTGATCGTCCATACCGAGCGGCCCAAGCTGCAACGTATCCTCTGCGGTGCCATCGCCATGGGGGCGGGCATCGCCGCCATGCATTACGTCGGCATGTCGGCGATCGACAGTTGCGAGCTGCACCATTCCGGCCTCTCCATCGTCGCCTCGGTCCTGATCGCGATCGCGGCCAGCAGCCTGACCCTGTGGCAGATGGAACGCTCGCGGCCGGCGGGCGTCGCCCACGGCCTGCCCGCGGTCCTGTTCGGGCTTGCCATCGCCGGCATGCATTACAGCGCCATGGCCGGCATGACCGCGGTGCCGATCGATCTCGCCCCGCCGTCCGATCCGGTGATGCCCCACGACACGATGGCGATCGTGGTCGCCGTCGTTTCCTTCGTCATTTCCGGCGGCTTCCTGCTCTCGCTGACGCCGGACCGGCGCCCGCCGCCGGCACCGGCCCTGGCCGCGCCGGCCTTGCCCGCCGCCGCCCCGGCCGAACGGCCGGCGCCCCGCGCGGGCATGCCGGCGTCGGGCCATGCCCCGACCGCCATGCCCCGGCCCCCCAGCTATCCGCGCCAGATCGAAGTGCAGAAGGACAACCGCCTGCACTGGCTGCCGGTCGCGAGCATCGCCTTCATCCGGGCCAACGGCCACTACACGCTGATCTCCGACGGCGAGCAGGAATTCTTCTGCCAAAGCGCGATCAGCGAAATCGAGGCCCAGCTGGACCCCGTCCTGTTCATGCGTGTGCACCGCAGCTACATCGTCTCGATCGGCCGGGTCGAAGCGGTGCGCCGGGCCGGCGACGGCGGCATCGCCGAAATCGGCGCGCCCTCGGCACAGAGCATCCCGGTCGCCCGCGGCCGCCTGTCGGCGGTGCGCAAGCGCCTCAGCGAATCCCACGGCTGA
- a CDS encoding TetR/AcrR family transcriptional regulator yields MNPPDARPRGRPRQAATDEHDMRQRIVAAARTLFLRDGVEAVSMRNLAGEVGCSPMWLYRYFDNKQEILWQVWDLFFRELFDRLERIEATSPRARLEQAALAYLDYWTAHPDRFLIVFLQKDLVPGGTRRYLEASDIVGRFGLFMHLVADAQAGAELGGPDAAEVAQGLVCLLQGLALNFITIPEFPWHDPASLGRLTVQSYLSGLPPSPDRPPPSGD; encoded by the coding sequence ATGAATCCTCCCGACGCCAGACCCCGCGGGCGCCCGCGCCAGGCCGCGACCGACGAGCACGACATGCGCCAGCGCATCGTCGCCGCCGCGCGCACGCTTTTCCTGCGGGACGGGGTGGAAGCGGTCTCCATGCGCAACCTCGCCGGCGAGGTCGGCTGCTCGCCGATGTGGCTCTACCGCTACTTCGACAACAAGCAGGAGATCCTGTGGCAGGTCTGGGACCTGTTCTTCCGCGAACTCTTCGACCGGCTGGAGCGGATCGAGGCCACCTCGCCCCGGGCCCGGCTGGAACAGGCGGCGCTCGCCTATCTGGACTATTGGACGGCGCATCCCGACCGCTTCCTGATCGTCTTCCTGCAGAAGGATCTGGTCCCCGGGGGGACCCGGCGCTATCTGGAGGCTTCCGATATCGTCGGGCGCTTCGGCCTTTTCATGCATCTGGTCGCGGACGCGCAGGCCGGGGCCGAGCTTGGCGGGCCGGATGCCGCCGAGGTCGCCCAGGGGCTGGTCTGCCTGTTGCAGGGGCTGGCGCTGAATTTCATCACCATCCCCGAATTCCCCTGGCACGATCCCGCCAGCCTGGGCCGGCTGACCGTGCAGAGCTATCTCTCGGGCCTGCCGCCGTCCCCAGACCGCCCGCCGCCTTCCGGGGATTGA
- a CDS encoding OmpW/AlkL family protein: MLGRLMLIAATLAGPMIAAAEAAAADRSPWMVRGRVLAVLPEEDLDSINPVLGPNTDVSIDNSVVPELDITYFLTPNIAAELILGTTPHDAKVKSPDVDLGSVWLLPPTLTLQYHFAPEGKIRPYLGVGVNYTIFYGKDEPGGTTVDYENRFGWALQAGVDIPIDDHWALNVDVKQIFLSTEVTVNGAVKADVDIDPLLVGVGVGYRF, from the coding sequence ATGCTCGGAAGACTAATGCTGATCGCCGCCACGCTGGCCGGCCCCATGATCGCCGCGGCGGAAGCGGCTGCCGCCGACCGCAGCCCCTGGATGGTGCGCGGCCGCGTCCTCGCCGTCCTGCCGGAAGAGGACCTCGACAGCATCAACCCGGTCCTCGGGCCGAATACCGATGTCTCGATCGACAATTCCGTCGTGCCGGAACTGGACATCACCTATTTCCTCACCCCCAACATCGCGGCCGAGCTGATCCTGGGCACCACGCCGCATGATGCCAAGGTGAAGAGCCCGGACGTCGATCTCGGCAGTGTCTGGCTGCTGCCGCCGACCCTGACCCTCCAGTATCATTTCGCGCCCGAGGGCAAGATCCGGCCTTACCTGGGGGTCGGGGTGAATTACACCATCTTCTACGGCAAGGACGAGCCGGGCGGCACCACGGTCGACTACGAGAACCGCTTCGGCTGGGCGTTGCAGGCCGGCGTCGACATTCCGATCGACGACCATTGGGCGCTGAACGTCGACGTGAAGCAGATCTTCCTGTCGACCGAGGTGACGGTGAACGGCGCGGTCAAGGCCGATGTCGACATCGATCCCCTGCTGGTCGGCGTCGGCGTCGGCTACCGCTTCTGA
- a CDS encoding flavin monoamine oxidase family protein yields MTAPAQVDVCIIGAGLAGLRAAGRLSEGGRSICVLEARDRVGGRTMGGELCGEPVDLGGQWVGPTQHRVLALCAELGLELYPQYAEGLRLLDIGGRLRRYRGTVPRMSLLAALDAGRAVRGLNRAAATIDPAAPWLAAGAADLDRMTLDQWLRRTLFTRDGRRVLDIMTRAIFTCEAHEISLLAALTTIAGAGSLEVQAEVQGDGAQKLKIRGGAFQLAARLADRLPPGALVLQAPVHAVEPSETGVTVRHAGGEIRAGRVIVALAPALAARIDFGAALPPLRQQLHSRMPMGSVIKALVAYERPFWRARGWSGEVVSDRGPFGPVMDATPPGSPHGFLVGFFDGGHSRALSGAPMDLRRAAAVKALQRYFGPEAATPIGYVDKDWIAEPWSLGGYAGFTAPGTLTTCGPALRLPCGRIHWSGTETATRWIGYLDGALEAGERAAAEVMASPA; encoded by the coding sequence ATGACCGCGCCGGCACAGGTCGATGTCTGCATCATCGGCGCCGGGCTGGCGGGCCTGCGCGCGGCGGGACGGCTGAGCGAGGGCGGGCGCAGCATCTGCGTGCTCGAAGCGCGCGACCGGGTGGGCGGCCGCACCATGGGTGGGGAATTATGCGGCGAGCCGGTCGACCTGGGCGGCCAGTGGGTCGGCCCGACCCAGCACCGGGTGCTCGCGCTTTGCGCCGAACTCGGCCTCGAGCTTTACCCGCAATATGCCGAAGGGCTGCGCCTGCTCGATATCGGCGGCCGCTTGCGCCGCTATCGGGGCACCGTGCCGCGGATGTCCCTGCTCGCCGCCCTCGATGCCGGCCGGGCGGTTCGCGGCCTGAACCGGGCGGCGGCGACGATCGACCCGGCGGCGCCCTGGCTGGCGGCCGGGGCGGCCGATCTGGACCGGATGACCCTGGACCAATGGCTGCGCCGCACGCTGTTCACGCGGGACGGGCGCCGCGTGCTGGATATCATGACCCGGGCCATCTTCACCTGCGAGGCCCATGAAATCTCGCTGCTGGCCGCGCTGACCACCATCGCGGGGGCCGGCAGCCTGGAGGTCCAGGCCGAAGTCCAGGGCGACGGCGCGCAGAAGCTGAAGATCCGCGGCGGCGCCTTCCAGCTCGCGGCCCGGCTGGCCGACCGGCTGCCGCCGGGGGCGCTGGTGCTGCAAGCCCCGGTCCATGCCGTCGAACCGTCCGAGACCGGGGTGACGGTGCGCCATGCCGGCGGCGAGATCCGTGCCGGCCGCGTGATCGTCGCCCTGGCCCCGGCGCTGGCCGCGCGCATCGATTTCGGGGCGGCCCTGCCGCCGCTGCGCCAGCAGTTGCACAGCCGCATGCCCATGGGCTCGGTGATCAAGGCGCTGGTGGCCTACGAGCGGCCGTTCTGGCGGGCGCGGGGGTGGTCGGGCGAAGTGGTCAGCGACCGCGGGCCCTTCGGCCCGGTCATGGATGCGACGCCGCCCGGCAGCCCCCATGGCTTTCTGGTCGGCTTCTTCGACGGCGGCCACAGCCGGGCCCTGTCGGGCGCGCCCATGGACCTGCGCCGTGCCGCCGCCGTCAAAGCGCTGCAACGCTATTTCGGGCCCGAAGCGGCGACGCCGATCGGCTATGTCGACAAGGATTGGATCGCCGAGCCGTGGAGCCTGGGCGGCTATGCCGGCTTCACCGCGCCCGGCACCCTGACCACCTGCGGGCCCGCCCTGCGCCTGCCCTGCGGCCGTATCCACTGGTCCGGCACCGAAACCGCCACGCGCTGGATCGGCTATCTGGACGGGGCCCTCGAAGCGGGCGAGCGCGCGGCGGCGGAAGTGATGGCCAGCCCCGCTTGA
- a CDS encoding SDR family oxidoreductase has translation MNRIDLAGRFAIVTGGAGGIGAAIVERLEQSGARVAVWDVRQGAEAPGRLRRIVDITDEEAVSAAMAEAVAAFGALDILVNAAGITGPTGALEDYTLADWRRIVDINLTGSFLATRAAIPAMKAKGYGRIVCIASIAGKEGNPYMAAYSASKAGIIAMVRCLGRELAETGILANAIAPGQIATDILKQMSPESVDFFRSKIPLKRVGEPSEVAALTAWLASADCSFSTGAVYDISGGRAVC, from the coding sequence ATGAACAGGATCGATCTCGCCGGCCGCTTCGCCATCGTCACCGGCGGTGCGGGCGGCATCGGCGCCGCCATCGTCGAGCGGCTGGAACAATCGGGCGCGCGGGTCGCGGTCTGGGACGTGCGGCAGGGCGCGGAGGCGCCCGGGCGCCTGCGCCGGATCGTCGACATCACCGATGAAGAGGCGGTGAGCGCCGCCATGGCGGAGGCCGTCGCGGCCTTCGGCGCCCTCGATATCCTGGTGAATGCCGCCGGCATCACTGGGCCGACCGGGGCCCTGGAGGATTACACCCTCGCCGACTGGCGGCGCATCGTCGACATCAACCTGACCGGCAGTTTCCTGGCGACCCGGGCCGCGATTCCGGCGATGAAGGCGAAGGGCTATGGCCGCATCGTCTGCATCGCCTCGATCGCGGGCAAGGAGGGCAATCCCTATATGGCGGCCTATTCGGCCTCGAAGGCGGGCATCATCGCCATGGTCCGCTGCCTCGGCCGCGAATTGGCCGAGACCGGCATTCTCGCCAATGCGATCGCCCCCGGCCAGATCGCGACCGATATCCTGAAGCAGATGTCGCCCGAAAGCGTCGACTTCTTCCGCAGCAAGATCCCGCTGAAGCGGGTGGGCGAGCCGTCGGAAGTGGCGGCCCTGACCGCCTGGCTGGCCTCGGCGGACTGCAGTTTCAGCACGGGCGCGGTCTACGACATCTCGGGCGGCCGGGCCGTTTGCTGA
- the moaA gene encoding GTP 3',8-cyclase MoaA, translating to MLVPAGPVPPLTDPFQRRITYLRVSVTDRCDFRCLYCMAEEMDFLPKAEVLGLEELERLCTAFIRLGVRRLRLTGGEPLVRRDVMTLVAALGRQVAADALDELTLTTNGSQLARHAAALAAAGVRRVNVSLDSLEAGRFARITRRGRLDNVLDGIAAARAAGIAVKLNVVALRGLNDDEFIPLVEWAHGQGHEVTFIETMPLGDVDGDRTAHYLPLGEVRAALARRFTLIDSAHRSAGPARYVRIAETGGRVGFITPLSDHFCDSCNRVRLTCTGRLYLCLGQEDSVDFLPLLRGGADDPAIEAAIRRALAHKPRGHDFVIDRATPRPALARHMNVTGG from the coding sequence ATGCTCGTCCCCGCCGGCCCCGTGCCGCCGCTGACCGATCCCTTTCAGCGGCGGATCACCTATCTCCGGGTCTCGGTCACCGACCGCTGCGATTTCCGCTGCCTCTACTGCATGGCCGAGGAGATGGACTTCCTGCCGAAGGCGGAGGTCCTGGGGCTCGAGGAACTGGAACGCCTGTGCACCGCTTTCATTCGGCTGGGCGTGCGCAGGCTGCGCCTGACCGGGGGGGAACCCCTGGTCAGGCGCGACGTCATGACCCTGGTCGCCGCGCTCGGCCGCCAGGTCGCGGCCGACGCGCTCGACGAATTGACCCTGACCACCAACGGCAGCCAGTTGGCCCGCCATGCCGCGGCCCTGGCCGCCGCCGGCGTGCGCCGGGTGAACGTCAGCCTGGACAGCCTGGAGGCCGGGCGCTTCGCCCGCATCACCCGCCGGGGCCGGTTGGACAATGTGCTCGACGGCATCGCCGCGGCCCGGGCGGCGGGCATCGCGGTCAAGCTGAACGTGGTCGCGCTGCGCGGCCTGAACGACGACGAATTCATCCCCCTGGTCGAATGGGCGCACGGCCAGGGCCACGAGGTCACCTTCATCGAGACCATGCCCCTCGGCGATGTCGACGGCGACCGCACGGCGCATTACCTGCCCCTCGGCGAGGTCCGCGCCGCGCTCGCCCGGCGCTTCACCCTGATCGACAGCGCCCACCGCAGCGCCGGCCCCGCCCGCTATGTCCGCATCGCCGAGACCGGCGGCCGGGTCGGCTTCATCACCCCGCTCAGCGATCATTTCTGCGACAGCTGCAACCGGGTGCGGCTGACCTGCACCGGCCGGCTCTATCTCTGCCTCGGCCAGGAGGACAGCGTCGATTTCCTGCCCCTGCTGCGCGGCGGCGCCGACGATCCGGCGATCGAGGCCGCGATCCGGCGCGCCCTGGCGCACAAGCCCCGGGGCCATGACTTCGTCATCGACCGCGCGACGCCCCGCCCCGCCCTGGCCCGGCACATGAACGTGACCGGCGGATGA
- a CDS encoding MBL fold metallo-hydrolase, whose protein sequence is MPGGTTGASAVGAVTIRMYRGILGDCFLLTYAAGGSDRRILIDCGVLQAVTGAKDRIVAIVEDIRRTTGGIIDLLVLTHEHADHISGIAHAWPCFCDQLTIRELWLAWTENVHDDQAKTLGVQLAQGKEALKLVQQFGMMGAADTPALRTVIELGRFITVIDDEPPAGPPSRPRPRTGNAIMEAMKAKVGAPATRYLEPGQVVRAASGGIKAHVLGPPRTTHRLKNDAPRKGAGREVYLTSLDETLAVASAAKARLLARAADLGAAPATAAGGDAVADPPPFGRRHGRAPGVRADHIEKTYNRTVADFDRRIDDEWLGAAESLALKMDSDVNNTSLVLAFELSDGQILLFPGDAQVGNWLSWGDQTYPAAATAEIPFPATVNDILGRVTFYKVGHHCSHNATLSALGLELMTDPRLVAAIPVVEEIAKGKGKNWNMPYPHLYQRLREKTRDRVVRGDGDRQAEAAAFAAVGDPGAARYQSTELWVEITVTAATA, encoded by the coding sequence ATGCCGGGGGGAACCACGGGCGCCTCTGCGGTCGGCGCCGTCACCATCCGCATGTACCGGGGCATTCTCGGCGATTGCTTCCTCCTGACCTATGCCGCCGGGGGCAGCGACCGCCGGATCCTGATCGACTGCGGCGTGCTGCAGGCCGTTACCGGGGCCAAGGACCGGATCGTCGCCATCGTCGAGGATATCCGGCGGACCACCGGCGGCATCATCGACCTTCTGGTCCTGACCCACGAACATGCCGATCACATTTCGGGCATCGCCCATGCCTGGCCCTGTTTCTGCGACCAGCTGACCATCCGCGAGCTTTGGCTGGCCTGGACCGAGAACGTGCACGACGACCAGGCCAAGACATTGGGGGTGCAGCTTGCACAGGGCAAGGAGGCCCTGAAACTGGTCCAGCAGTTCGGCATGATGGGCGCGGCCGACACTCCCGCCCTGCGCACGGTGATCGAACTCGGCCGCTTCATCACCGTCATCGACGACGAACCGCCTGCCGGCCCCCCGTCCCGCCCCCGGCCGCGCACCGGCAACGCGATCATGGAGGCAATGAAGGCGAAGGTCGGCGCCCCCGCGACCCGCTATCTCGAACCCGGACAGGTGGTCCGGGCGGCTTCGGGCGGGATCAAGGCCCATGTCCTCGGCCCGCCGCGCACCACGCACCGCCTGAAAAACGATGCGCCGCGCAAAGGCGCCGGGCGGGAAGTCTATCTGACCTCGCTGGACGAAACCCTGGCGGTCGCCAGCGCCGCCAAGGCCCGGCTCCTGGCCAGGGCGGCCGACCTGGGCGCCGCCCCGGCCACCGCCGCGGGCGGCGATGCCGTCGCCGACCCGCCGCCCTTCGGCCGGCGCCACGGCCGCGCCCCGGGGGTTCGGGCCGATCATATCGAGAAGACCTACAACAGGACCGTCGCCGACTTCGACCGGCGCATCGACGACGAGTGGCTCGGCGCGGCGGAATCCCTGGCGCTGAAGATGGATTCGGACGTCAACAACACCAGTCTCGTGCTCGCCTTCGAACTGTCGGACGGCCAGATCCTGCTCTTTCCCGGCGATGCCCAGGTCGGCAACTGGCTGTCCTGGGGCGACCAGACCTATCCGGCGGCGGCGACCGCGGAGATACCCTTTCCCGCGACCGTCAACGATATCCTGGGCCGGGTCACCTTCTACAAGGTCGGCCACCATTGCAGTCACAATGCCACCCTCAGCGCCCTCGGCCTCGAACTCATGACCGACCCCCGGCTCGTCGCCGCCATCCCCGTCGTCGAGGAGATCGCGAAAGGCAAGGGCAAGAACTGGAACATGCCCTATCCCCACCTCTACCAGCGGCTGCGGGAAAAGACGCGGGACAGGGTGGTGCGCGGCGACGGCGACCGGCAGGCCGAAGCCGCGGCCTTCGCCGCGGTCGGCGATCCCGGCGCCGCCCGCTATCAGAGCACCGAACTGTGGGTCGAGATCACCGTCACCGCCGCGACCGCCTGA
- a CDS encoding diguanylate cyclase, translated as MALLPFRTRAPLYWRSLVFVALACLSLVGLEGFRQWTARENRIEAIYRETANLAGSLSQQATNSLQITDAVLRDIADRYGDGSALDDDARQRLRAAMVGRTASFPLLQGLFIMDEHGDPVVTSVPDPQPRFNYSDRAYFDYHRGHAEISLHIGEAVLSKTSGNWIITVTRRLNKPDGSFNGVVLASISLDFFKRFYDGFDVGERGVITLVRGDGRILMRKPFEEATLGKSMLNGPVFRDLLPRGPTGNAETVSSIDGIRRFLSFRRVEDFPLVIIVALSTDEALASWRAATWQGMGTAIALSLFLAYLGLAMARQARQRDRAEQAVTASEASYRLLAENASDLVLKLDADGQPTYASPSCADILGYEPGPFVTLPYGGLVHPDDLPRLLAIMKAVAKNGHGSATTRVRHRKGHYIWLETSLRYIPAERGFIAAARDVSERRAVEDRLAATSRALDERRHRIDLIGRMAQRLPCCRDIREFSVTVECFVPQILPGVAGAFYLFTAGKGHLDRLAAWGDTAALMPAGFEAEDCWALRRGQGHIVGTDGAELVCSHHGSQPRPYACLPLVAQEKTAGLLYLQTAVDPADRDMNMLVETISLALVNLQLREDLREQSIRDALTGLFNRRYLEEAIELEIARAGRDNTPLSVLMIDADHFKRLNDSFGHEAGDHVLAEIGRLLAAQFRAGDIACRYGGEEFTVILPGAGQADARRRAEQLRAAVAGHAFVHQDRDIGQVTLSIGVATLPEDGDTADALLTSGDKALYAAKQAGRNRVVARVAAAA; from the coding sequence ATGGCCTTACTTCCGTTCCGCACCCGCGCGCCGCTCTACTGGCGGTCCCTCGTCTTCGTGGCGCTCGCCTGCCTGTCGCTCGTCGGGCTCGAGGGCTTCCGCCAGTGGACGGCGCGGGAAAACCGGATCGAGGCGATCTACCGCGAGACGGCCAATCTCGCCGGCTCGCTGTCGCAGCAGGCGACGAATTCGCTCCAGATCACCGATGCCGTGCTGCGCGACATCGCCGACCGCTATGGCGACGGCAGCGCGCTCGACGACGACGCCCGCCAGCGGCTGCGGGCCGCCATGGTCGGCCGCACCGCCAGCTTTCCCCTGCTCCAGGGGCTGTTCATCATGGACGAGCACGGCGATCCGGTGGTCACCTCGGTTCCCGATCCGCAGCCGCGCTTCAACTACAGCGACCGCGCCTATTTCGACTATCACCGGGGCCATGCCGAAATCAGCCTGCATATCGGCGAGGCGGTCCTGAGCAAGACCTCGGGCAATTGGATCATCACCGTCACCCGGCGCCTGAACAAGCCGGACGGCAGTTTCAACGGCGTCGTCCTCGCCTCGATCTCGCTCGACTTCTTCAAGCGCTTCTACGACGGCTTCGACGTCGGCGAGCGGGGCGTGATCACCCTGGTCCGGGGCGACGGCCGGATCCTGATGCGCAAGCCCTTCGAGGAAGCGACGCTGGGCAAAAGCATGCTGAACGGCCCGGTATTCCGGGACCTGCTGCCCCGGGGCCCGACCGGCAATGCCGAAACCGTGTCCAGCATCGACGGCATCCGCCGCTTCCTGTCCTTTCGCCGGGTCGAGGATTTCCCCCTGGTGATCATCGTCGCCCTTTCGACCGACGAAGCCCTGGCCTCCTGGCGCGCGGCGACCTGGCAGGGCATGGGCACCGCCATCGCCCTGTCGCTGTTCCTCGCCTATCTCGGCCTCGCCATGGCCCGGCAGGCGCGCCAGCGCGACCGGGCGGAACAGGCGGTCACCGCCAGCGAAGCCAGCTACCGCCTGCTGGCCGAGAATGCCTCGGACCTCGTGCTGAAGCTCGACGCGGACGGCCAGCCGACCTATGCCTCCCCGTCCTGCGCCGATATTCTCGGCTACGAGCCCGGCCCCTTCGTGACCCTGCCCTATGGCGGGCTGGTCCATCCCGACGACCTGCCCCGGCTGCTCGCGATCATGAAGGCCGTGGCCAAGAACGGGCACGGCAGCGCCACGACAAGGGTCAGGCACCGCAAGGGCCATTACATCTGGCTGGAGACCTCGCTCCGCTATATCCCGGCCGAGCGCGGCTTCATCGCCGCCGCCCGCGACGTCTCGGAACGCCGCGCCGTCGAGGACCGGCTGGCCGCCACCAGCCGCGCCCTCGACGAGCGCCGGCACCGGATCGATCTCATCGGGCGCATGGCCCAGCGCCTGCCCTGCTGCCGCGACATCCGGGAATTCTCGGTCACGGTCGAATGTTTCGTGCCCCAGATCCTGCCCGGGGTGGCCGGGGCCTTCTACCTCTTCACCGCCGGGAAGGGCCACCTGGACCGGCTGGCCGCCTGGGGCGATACCGCCGCCCTGATGCCCGCCGGCTTCGAGGCCGAGGATTGCTGGGCGCTGCGCCGCGGCCAGGGCCATATCGTCGGCACGGACGGCGCGGAACTCGTCTGTTCACACCACGGCAGCCAGCCCCGCCCCTATGCCTGCCTGCCGCTGGTCGCGCAGGAGAAGACCGCCGGCCTGCTCTATCTCCAGACGGCGGTCGATCCCGCCGACCGCGACATGAACATGCTGGTCGAGACCATTTCCCTCGCCCTCGTCAACCTGCAACTGCGGGAAGACCTGCGCGAGCAATCGATCCGCGACGCATTGACCGGCCTGTTCAATCGCCGCTACCTCGAAGAAGCGATCGAGCTCGAGATCGCCCGCGCCGGCCGCGACAACACCCCGCTCTCGGTCCTGATGATCGACGCCGACCATTTCAAGCGGCTGAACGACAGTTTCGGCCACGAGGCCGGCGACCACGTCCTGGCCGAGATCGGCCGGCTGCTGGCCGCGCAGTTCAGGGCAGGCGATATCGCCTGCCGTTACGGCGGCGAGGAATTCACCGTGATCCTGCCCGGCGCCGGCCAGGCCGATGCCCGGCGCCGGGCGGAACAGCTGCGCGCCGCCGTCGCCGGCCACGCCTTCGTCCACCAGGACCGGGATATCGGCCAGGTCACGCTCTCGATCGGCGTCGCGACCTTGCCCGAGGACGGCGACACGGCGGACGCCCTGCTCACCAGCGGCGACAAGGCGCTCTATGCGGCCAAGCAGGCCGGGCGCAACCGGGTGGTGGCAAGGGTCGCCGCCGCCGCCTGA